From the genome of Motacilla alba alba isolate MOTALB_02 chromosome 13, Motacilla_alba_V1.0_pri, whole genome shotgun sequence, one region includes:
- the NMUR2 gene encoding neuromedin-U receptor 2 translates to MAWASNFSWLNHLALHEERLRGYLNSTEDYLTFLCGPRRSHLFLPMALVYSVIFVVGVVGNFLVCLVILKHRSMKTPTNYYLFSLAVSDLLVLLFGMPLEVYEMWSNYPFLLGPVGCYLKTALFETVCFASILSVTALSVERYVAILHPLRAKLASTRRRARSTVLALWLLSVLFALPNTGTHGIALQHFPNGTLVPGSATCTVVMPLWIYNCIVQVTSLLFYVLPMGVISVLYYLMGLRLRGDESLEVEEMAVNVQRPSRRSVTKMLFVLVIVFAICWAPFHIDRLFFSFVVEWTEPLANTFNLIHVVSGVFFYLSSATNPIIYNLLSQRFRMAFLSVISPCCKHCAPKHPTCKISCKKSMFVIEDHNLMDSAENTSLPGTHRTSVSSSQLSTGL, encoded by the exons ATGGCCTGGGCCAGTAATTTCTCCTGGTTAAACCACCTTGCTCTACATGAAGAACGCCTCAGGGGGTACTTAAACAGCACTGAGGATTATTTAACCTTCCTGTGCGGGCCCAGACGGAGCCAcctgttcctgcccatggcttTGGTGTACTCGGTGATCTTCGTGGTCGGGGTGGTGGGGAACTTCTTGGTTTGCCTCGTCATCCTCAAGCACCGCAGCATGAAGACCCCGACCAACTACTACCTGTTCAGCCTGGCGGTCTCAgacctgctggtgctgctcttcGGGATGCCCCTGGAAGTGTACGAGATGTGGAGCAACTACCCCTTCCTGCTGGGGCCCGTGGGCTGCTACCTGAAGACGGCCCTCTTCGAGACCGTGTGCTTCGCCTCCATCCTGAGCGTGACGGCGCTGAGCGTGGAGCGCTACGTGGCCATCCTGCACCCGCTGCGCGCCAAGCTGGCCAGCACGcgccgccgcgcccgcagcACCGTGCTGGCCCTCTGGCTGCTCTCCGTGCTCTTCGCCCTGCCCAACACGGGCACCCACGGCATcgccctgcagcacttccccAACGGCACCCTGGTGCCCGGCTCCGCCACCTGCACCGTGGTCATGCCCCTGTGGATCTACAATTGTATAGTGCAGGTCACTTCTCTGCTCTTCTATGTGCTGCCCATGGGGGTGATAAGTGTGCTGTACTATCTGATGGGGCTAAGA CTGAGAGGAGATGAATCTTTGGAAGTGGAGGAAATGGCTGTGAATGTTCAGAGGCCATCCAGGAGATCAGTCACCAAGATGCTGT TTGTCCTTGTGATAGTTTTTGCCATCTGCTGGGCCCCATTCCATATAGACCGACTTTTCTTCAGCTTTGTTGTGGAATGGACTGAGCCCTTGGCCAATACCTTCAACTTAATTCACGTGGTGTCAG GTGTTTTCTTCTACCTGAGCTCTGCCACAAACCCCATCATTTACAACCTGCTGTCCCAGCGCTTCAGGATGGCTTTCCTCAGTGTGATTTCTCCTTGCTGCAAGCACTGTGCCCCTAAACATCCCACCTGCAAGATTTCATGCAAGAAGAGCATGTTTGTGATTGAGGATCACAATCTCATGGACTCTGCTGAAAACACGAGCCTCCCTGGCACTCACAGGACATCTGTCAGCAGTTCTCAGCTCTCCACTGGCCTGTGA